From a single Halococcus sediminicola genomic region:
- a CDS encoding IS701 family transposase yields the protein MLPITDFLSCTDPLDEFDSLSYHQTHHAKTYVTGLAAARSKTVTGIAREVLPAQGDRALNKFLTEYDWDEDRLNHERLEELQKHGETRWSQDGYIVIDDSVFQRTGKELPGAGKFYDHTEGEPVWGQDLVYAFYTDDKTSYPLAFRQYEKSDDEDQDDEDETKYDLAREMISELEEEVGVPADTYLFDSWFAHDSDLIKHVESYGKDWIGPLRSNRQVTFDNEEMRVDALEERIDKVERGIDEETYKIWTKTLPVSKLGEVRLAIAEKITDDDEDNPVKYLATNKVDAPTAHIIRSYCYRWRIETFFEDSKRDLGLGGCEVRDSDGASRHWHLQMLTYSLLRLGPESSVPERLVSKASSLRAQLEYGLKEAIYNMFSWVRDQPDRDLDGLMEEIDHLFLHSEGSL from the coding sequence ATGCTTCCGATTACGGACTTCCTGTCCTGCACCGATCCGCTGGACGAGTTCGACTCGCTGTCGTATCACCAGACTCATCACGCCAAAACGTACGTGACAGGTCTTGCTGCGGCCCGCAGCAAGACCGTGACCGGGATCGCACGTGAAGTCCTTCCGGCTCAAGGCGACCGAGCACTCAACAAATTCCTCACCGAGTACGACTGGGACGAAGACCGGCTCAACCACGAGCGGTTAGAGGAACTGCAAAAACACGGCGAAACGCGCTGGTCACAGGATGGCTACATCGTCATCGATGACTCGGTGTTCCAGCGAACCGGGAAGGAACTTCCCGGTGCTGGAAAGTTCTACGATCACACCGAGGGAGAACCCGTCTGGGGACAGGACCTCGTCTATGCGTTCTACACCGATGACAAAACCTCCTATCCACTCGCATTTCGCCAGTACGAGAAATCCGACGACGAAGACCAGGACGACGAGGACGAGACGAAGTACGACCTCGCCCGCGAGATGATCTCGGAATTGGAAGAAGAGGTAGGTGTGCCTGCGGACACCTACCTCTTTGACTCGTGGTTCGCCCACGATTCGGACCTGATCAAGCACGTCGAATCCTACGGCAAGGACTGGATCGGACCACTGCGGAGCAACCGGCAGGTGACCTTCGATAACGAGGAGATGCGCGTCGATGCGCTGGAAGAGCGCATCGACAAGGTAGAGCGTGGGATCGACGAAGAAACGTACAAGATCTGGACGAAGACGCTGCCGGTCTCGAAGTTAGGTGAGGTACGACTGGCAATCGCTGAGAAAATCACAGATGACGACGAAGACAATCCGGTCAAGTACCTCGCAACGAACAAGGTCGACGCCCCTACAGCCCATATCATCCGGAGCTATTGCTATCGGTGGCGAATCGAGACATTCTTCGAGGACTCGAAGCGGGATCTCGGCCTTGGAGGCTGCGAGGTTCGTGATTCTGACGGTGCCAGTCGCCACTGGCACCTTCAGATGCTGACCTACAGTCTCCTTCGTCTTGGTCCCGAATCGAGCGTCCCGGAGCGACTCGTCTCGAAAGCCTCGTCGCTCCGAGCACAGCTCGAATACGGCCTCAAAGAGGCGATCTACAACATGTTCTCGTGGGTGCGCGACCAGCCAGATCGTGATCTCGACGGACTGATGGAGGAAATCGACCATCTCTTCCTCCACTCAGAGGGGAGTTTATGA
- a CDS encoding iron-sulfur cluster assembly protein: MATTTKQPTTDDVRARLESVDDPELDESIVDLEYIHDLTIDGSKVSVTLVLPTAWCSPAFAWMMATGARDELEALSEVDTATITLEDHMHATEINRGVNERLDFEMVFEEAEDDIEAVRRTLAEKARMSRQYHAIDTLLDAGLDAEQIVNLTHEAIDLPDGMEGEASVYLADDSFAVSVSADPLADYLKKATEVGIVEGPTDRVFATVEEDPIVADELDREQRRARLTGATVSGQGAICEGLNKARKLKGD, translated from the coding sequence ATGGCTACCACCACTAAACAACCAACTACTGATGACGTGCGTGCTCGGCTCGAGAGTGTCGATGACCCTGAGCTCGACGAGTCGATCGTCGATCTCGAGTATATTCACGACCTTACGATCGACGGCTCGAAGGTATCGGTAACGCTCGTATTGCCGACCGCATGGTGTTCACCAGCCTTCGCTTGGATGATGGCAACTGGCGCGCGCGATGAGCTCGAAGCCCTCTCGGAAGTGGATACCGCGACAATCACACTCGAAGACCACATGCACGCGACTGAAATAAATCGTGGCGTCAACGAACGGCTCGACTTCGAAATGGTCTTCGAGGAGGCTGAGGACGATATCGAAGCGGTTCGCCGGACACTCGCGGAGAAGGCGCGCATGAGTCGTCAGTACCACGCCATCGATACGTTGCTCGATGCCGGCCTTGACGCGGAGCAGATCGTCAATCTCACTCATGAGGCGATCGACCTTCCAGACGGAATGGAGGGCGAGGCGTCGGTGTATCTCGCCGACGACTCCTTCGCGGTATCCGTGTCGGCTGACCCGCTCGCCGACTACCTCAAAAAAGCAACCGAGGTCGGAATCGTCGAAGGGCCGACTGACCGGGTTTTCGCTACCGTCGAGGAAGACCCCATTGTAGCTGACGAACTCGACCGTGAACAGCGCCGGGCGCGGCTGACAGGCGCGACTGTGTCTGGGCAAGGTGCTATCTGCGAGGGGCTCAACAAGGCCAGAAAGCTAAAAGGCGATTAA
- a CDS encoding helix-turn-helix domain-containing protein: MSNSTQAVGQATPQSPISTDASSTRLTLSAAEFALAEIFERVSDARVMLEPAVANPDDHALVVVRTEGHGRDTLERALEADSTVAGVEAFGAYEEGWRYRVTWTGRARQVIQRLLTEDVMLLNAEGNSDRWKLRLLSPDRSALSHAYDALEEIGCTPECRSITSVDSGSEPSAYTPMTAQQYETLITAFEMGYYDIPRSATSDEVANHLGITHQALSERFRRAYENLVRTEFILK, encoded by the coding sequence ATGAGCAACAGTACACAGGCCGTTGGTCAGGCAACCCCACAGTCGCCAATATCCACTGACGCGAGCAGCACACGGCTCACACTCTCGGCCGCGGAGTTCGCGCTCGCCGAGATATTCGAGCGCGTGTCGGATGCACGAGTCATGCTCGAACCCGCGGTCGCAAATCCCGACGATCATGCACTCGTGGTTGTTCGAACAGAGGGACACGGCCGAGACACGCTCGAACGCGCACTTGAGGCCGATTCCACGGTCGCGGGAGTCGAGGCATTTGGTGCATACGAAGAGGGGTGGCGTTACCGGGTGACGTGGACGGGCCGTGCCCGACAGGTGATACAGCGACTTCTTACCGAAGATGTCATGCTCTTGAACGCGGAGGGGAACTCGGATCGCTGGAAGCTACGATTGCTCTCGCCCGACAGGAGCGCACTTTCTCACGCATACGATGCATTGGAGGAGATCGGCTGTACTCCCGAATGTCGAAGCATCACCAGCGTCGATAGTGGGAGCGAGCCGTCGGCCTACACCCCGATGACAGCCCAGCAGTACGAAACGCTCATCACGGCGTTCGAGATGGGTTATTACGACATCCCGCGAAGCGCTACGAGCGATGAAGTTGCCAACCACCTCGGCATCACTCATCAGGCGCTTTCGGAGCGATTCCGCCGTGCATACGAAAACCTCGTCAGAACAGAATTCATCCTCAAATGA
- a CDS encoding GlcG/HbpS family heme-binding protein, with protein sequence MVATIPLDDATEIIAAAEEKAEEIGVPSVVTVANEEGNLIAQHRMDGAWLPSVNISTDKAYTAAGLEMPTHELAEACQPGGSLYGLQTTDDDQIVIFGGGYPLTIDDEVVGAIGSSGGQVDEDMEVARAGIEKFEELFE encoded by the coding sequence ATGGTAGCAACCATACCCCTCGACGATGCGACGGAGATCATTGCTGCGGCAGAAGAAAAGGCCGAGGAGATCGGCGTCCCATCAGTGGTCACAGTGGCCAACGAGGAAGGAAACCTGATCGCCCAGCACCGCATGGACGGAGCGTGGCTCCCGAGCGTGAACATCTCAACCGACAAGGCCTACACCGCGGCGGGGCTCGAAATGCCCACCCACGAACTCGCCGAAGCCTGCCAACCTGGTGGCTCGCTATACGGCCTTCAGACCACCGATGACGACCAGATCGTGATTTTTGGCGGTGGGTATCCACTCACTATTGACGATGAAGTCGTTGGTGCGATCGGCTCCAGTGGCGGACAGGTTGACGAGGATATGGAGGTCGCGCGCGCTGGTATCGAGAAGTTCGAGGAACTCTTTGAGTAG
- a CDS encoding NAD(P)-dependent oxidoreductase: protein MAAATERGIPVVYAPGRNAISVADMTLGMILGVARSIPHAHHLLHEGVYTGESEADAAGGGEREDVTWGIAKGTPYMDLKGPELAGKRLGIVGLGAIGQLVATRATAFGMDCVAYDPFIDAETMAEYDTEKVELDDLLTTSDFITVHSPVTDETRGMIGEREFGMMQDSAYFVNTARAALTDQRALVAELESGGLRGAALDVYDGEPLPEDHSLLDMENVVTTPHIAGAAEEVPARGAEMVTDDIASLLDGRDPEYLANPDVLSEFTPPDES, encoded by the coding sequence ATCGCGGCCGCCACCGAGCGTGGGATCCCCGTAGTGTACGCGCCGGGTCGGAACGCCATCAGTGTCGCGGATATGACGTTGGGAATGATCCTTGGTGTGGCACGCAGTATTCCCCATGCTCATCATCTCCTTCACGAGGGCGTCTACACGGGCGAATCCGAGGCCGACGCTGCGGGTGGTGGTGAGCGCGAGGACGTGACGTGGGGGATCGCAAAAGGAACACCGTACATGGACCTCAAAGGGCCGGAGCTCGCTGGGAAACGGCTGGGGATCGTCGGTCTCGGAGCAATCGGTCAGCTGGTCGCAACGCGTGCAACGGCCTTCGGCATGGACTGTGTCGCCTACGACCCGTTCATCGACGCCGAGACGATGGCGGAGTATGATACCGAAAAAGTGGAACTCGACGACCTCCTTACGACCAGCGACTTTATCACGGTCCACAGCCCCGTGACCGACGAGACGCGCGGGATGATCGGCGAACGGGAGTTCGGGATGATGCAAGACTCCGCGTACTTCGTCAATACCGCCCGTGCGGCGCTCACCGACCAGCGCGCACTGGTCGCCGAGCTCGAATCGGGCGGACTGCGAGGCGCGGCACTCGACGTCTACGACGGCGAACCCCTCCCTGAAGACCACTCGCTGCTCGACATGGAAAACGTCGTCACGACCCCACATATCGCGGGCGCAGCCGAGGAAGTGCCTGCGCGCGGAGCCGAGATGGTAACCGACGATATTGCGTCGCTGCTTGATGGACGAGACCCCGAGTATCTCGCAAACCCGGATGTTCTCTCGGAATTCACCCCTCCAGATGAATCATAA
- a CDS encoding helix-turn-helix domain-containing protein, with protein sequence MSVIVEIMVPASDFGLGRSLQAAGEDAHFELERMVPTTDRIIPFFWTHDADATALEATLAEDETIYDIKLLDEFDGQALFRIDWPADSNGFVQTITEYGATVLEAVGTTERWEFQLRFPDEVDIGAFSADCERAGVTLDLKRLYHPDEPELDTSGLTPTQRETLTTALEAGYFAIPRRITAEELADELGVSDQAVSERLRRGQTTVFTSLLVSDEVDTADHPEPE encoded by the coding sequence GTGAGTGTCATCGTCGAAATCATGGTTCCGGCGAGCGATTTCGGTCTCGGTCGCTCCCTCCAAGCCGCCGGTGAGGACGCCCACTTCGAACTCGAACGGATGGTGCCGACCACCGACCGGATAATTCCCTTCTTTTGGACTCACGACGCCGACGCCACCGCGCTCGAAGCGACGCTCGCCGAAGACGAGACCATTTACGATATCAAACTGCTCGACGAGTTCGACGGACAGGCCCTCTTTCGGATCGATTGGCCCGCCGACAGCAATGGATTCGTCCAAACGATCACCGAGTACGGAGCCACGGTCCTCGAAGCGGTCGGAACCACCGAGCGCTGGGAGTTCCAGCTTCGCTTCCCCGACGAGGTCGACATCGGCGCGTTCAGCGCCGACTGCGAGCGTGCGGGCGTCACGCTCGACCTCAAACGACTCTACCATCCCGACGAGCCGGAACTCGACACGTCGGGACTGACGCCGACCCAGCGCGAGACCCTCACTACCGCGCTCGAAGCGGGCTATTTCGCCATCCCGCGCCGGATTACTGCCGAGGAACTCGCCGACGAGTTGGGCGTCTCGGATCAGGCCGTGAGCGAACGCCTCCGCCGGGGCCAGACCACCGTGTTCACGTCACTCCTCGTTAGTGACGAGGTCGACACCGCCGACCACCCCGAGCCGGAATAG
- a CDS encoding NAD(P)-dependent alcohol dehydrogenase — MKAARLHEYTEEMSNALSIDDVDEPQANTADGVIVEVEGAGWCQTDNHVVEGMWEQYMPQDLPMTLGHENAGQVVEVGEDVSTVSEGDSVICHTVMTCGTCRPCRLGNDMHCKNLAFPGLSTDGGFAEYLRTNDRAVIPLPDGVDTTDIAPHADAGITAYHAVKLASRELNPGDHAVVVGVGGLGHIGLQCLNAMSPVSITAVDIKESARSLASDLGAHHTIDPSQEDVANIVNTLTDDVGAHAVLDFVGSDETTGLGPEIVAPGGNHYVVGYGGHVHQPSQALVNGDFGYKGTLVGNYTELQELVALVDRGDVNLRTSRYSLDEINNVAASLERGEIEGRAVITP; from the coding sequence ATGAAAGCAGCTAGACTCCATGAGTATACTGAGGAGATGAGTAACGCACTTTCAATCGATGATGTTGACGAACCACAAGCCAACACTGCCGATGGAGTGATAGTAGAGGTAGAAGGAGCTGGATGGTGTCAGACGGATAATCACGTTGTCGAAGGTATGTGGGAGCAATATATGCCACAGGACCTTCCGATGACGCTTGGCCATGAAAACGCCGGCCAAGTGGTTGAGGTGGGTGAGGATGTCTCAACTGTCTCAGAAGGTGATTCGGTGATCTGTCATACTGTAATGACATGCGGGACGTGTCGACCCTGTCGGTTAGGAAATGACATGCATTGTAAGAATCTCGCATTTCCTGGGCTCTCAACCGACGGTGGATTTGCCGAATACCTTCGGACTAACGATCGTGCGGTAATTCCGCTCCCAGATGGTGTTGACACTACTGACATAGCTCCTCATGCCGACGCAGGTATCACAGCGTATCATGCAGTAAAGCTCGCCAGTCGCGAACTGAATCCTGGCGACCATGCGGTAGTAGTCGGTGTTGGTGGTCTTGGTCACATCGGACTACAGTGCCTCAACGCAATGAGTCCTGTCAGTATTACTGCAGTTGATATCAAAGAATCAGCGCGTTCACTGGCCAGTGACCTTGGTGCACATCATACTATCGACCCAAGTCAAGAGGACGTTGCTAACATAGTTAATACGCTCACTGATGATGTGGGTGCACACGCAGTACTGGACTTTGTTGGCTCCGACGAAACCACTGGTCTTGGTCCGGAGATCGTTGCTCCTGGTGGAAATCACTACGTTGTGGGCTATGGTGGACATGTTCATCAACCATCTCAAGCACTTGTGAACGGTGACTTTGGATATAAAGGGACACTTGTCGGAAATTACACAGAGTTGCAAGAACTTGTTGCACTTGTTGACCGTGGTGACGTCAACCTTCGCACATCCCGCTATAGCTTAGACGAAATCAATAACGTTGCAGCAAGCCTAGAGCGCGGCGAAATAGAGGGGCGGGCAGTTATCACTCCTTAA
- a CDS encoding amidohydrolase family protein, with translation MYKHNGEDVFVVDAHIHDWDATPENIIHEGGEQFIQCFHDYHTAFTPEERQWTIEEYRKYSDERMVQDLFRDGHADMAIFQPTYLNEFYENGFNTIESIADLSEKYEDRFVLNGRFDSREGEAGLQELERQKEEHDITGVKLYTAEWKGDSKGWRLDSEDSFEYLEKCAELGIKNIHAHKGPTIRPLNRDAFDVRDIDDAATSFPELNFIVEHVGFPRFDDFAHIGAEETNVYGGLAVVAPMARARPRKFGEIIGELLFWVGEDNLLFGSDYALWEPEWVVEAVMEAELTPEQRDEFGLELTHDVKKKIIGENAAELYDIDIEEQKEKLANDAISAEFDLEDQYGGATAD, from the coding sequence ATGTATAAGCATAACGGAGAGGACGTATTCGTCGTCGATGCACACATTCATGACTGGGACGCAACCCCAGAGAATATCATCCACGAAGGCGGTGAACAGTTCATCCAATGCTTCCACGACTACCACACCGCGTTCACTCCCGAAGAACGACAGTGGACTATTGAAGAATACCGAAAGTACAGCGACGAGCGGATGGTTCAGGACTTGTTCCGTGATGGCCACGCCGATATGGCCATCTTTCAGCCCACGTATCTCAACGAATTTTACGAGAATGGGTTCAACACTATCGAGAGCATTGCAGATCTCTCTGAAAAATACGAAGACCGGTTCGTGCTTAATGGTCGGTTTGACTCACGAGAAGGCGAAGCAGGACTCCAAGAACTCGAACGCCAGAAAGAAGAACACGACATCACAGGGGTCAAGCTCTACACTGCTGAGTGGAAGGGTGACTCGAAGGGCTGGCGGCTTGATTCAGAAGACTCGTTCGAATATCTGGAGAAGTGTGCTGAACTCGGTATAAAGAACATACACGCCCACAAAGGTCCGACGATCCGCCCACTGAACCGTGACGCATTCGACGTCCGGGACATCGACGATGCCGCTACCTCATTTCCCGAACTCAATTTCATTGTTGAGCACGTCGGTTTCCCCCGGTTCGACGACTTCGCTCACATCGGAGCCGAGGAGACCAACGTCTACGGTGGGTTAGCGGTCGTTGCACCAATGGCTCGCGCCCGCCCCCGGAAATTCGGCGAGATCATCGGTGAACTTCTCTTCTGGGTTGGCGAGGACAACCTCCTATTTGGAAGTGACTACGCACTTTGGGAACCCGAATGGGTCGTCGAGGCCGTAATGGAGGCTGAACTTACCCCTGAACAGCGCGACGAGTTCGGCCTCGAACTCACGCACGACGTCAAGAAAAAGATCATCGGCGAAAACGCGGCCGAACTCTACGATATCGATATTGAGGAGCAAAAAGAAAAATTGGCCAATGATGCCATTAGCGCTGAATTCGATCTTGAGGATCAGTATGGGGGTGCCACCGCAGACTAA
- a CDS encoding TrmB family transcriptional regulator has protein sequence MDHETAQTNAVDVLGDLGLKKYEAECFAALTRVTAATAKEVSEIADVPRTRVYDAVEELQEVGLVDVQHSNPKKFRAVAINEATALLRQRFDERFTTLQSNLQALESLDEDTVQNDSNVWTTTGTETITRRAIGFIDQADEEVILIVKSEQVVSKRLLNRLRAAHERGAAIYLGTLSESVHERLKETVPDAAVFESELDWLQPQAGEEDEAIGRLLLVDRDMLLLSSLEQHPHRESALWSEGVGNGLLVIARRLLSAGLDGSGELR, from the coding sequence ATGGACCACGAGACCGCTCAAACGAACGCCGTGGATGTGTTAGGCGACCTCGGATTGAAGAAATACGAGGCGGAGTGTTTCGCCGCGCTCACGCGGGTTACGGCCGCGACCGCAAAGGAGGTAAGCGAGATCGCCGACGTCCCCCGAACGCGAGTGTACGATGCGGTCGAGGAGTTACAGGAAGTGGGATTAGTGGACGTCCAGCACTCGAACCCGAAGAAGTTCCGCGCGGTAGCGATAAACGAGGCGACGGCGCTGTTGCGCCAGCGCTTCGACGAGCGATTTACGACCCTCCAGAGCAATCTCCAAGCCCTCGAATCGCTCGATGAGGACACGGTTCAAAACGACTCGAACGTCTGGACGACCACCGGGACCGAGACGATCACGCGGCGCGCGATCGGGTTCATCGACCAAGCGGACGAGGAGGTCATCCTGATCGTCAAAAGCGAGCAGGTCGTCTCCAAACGATTGCTCAACAGGCTGCGTGCGGCCCACGAACGCGGGGCGGCGATCTATCTCGGGACGCTCTCAGAGTCGGTTCACGAGCGCCTCAAGGAGACCGTGCCTGATGCAGCGGTGTTCGAATCCGAACTCGACTGGCTCCAGCCACAGGCGGGCGAGGAGGACGAGGCGATCGGACGATTGCTGTTGGTCGATCGCGACATGCTTCTTTTGAGTTCGCTCGAACAGCACCCCCACCGCGAGTCGGCGCTCTGGAGCGAGGGCGTCGGCAACGGATTGTTAGTGATCGCCCGGCGGCTCCTCTCGGCGGGACTCGACGGTTCGGGCGAACTCCGATAG
- a CDS encoding glutathione-independent formaldehyde dehydrogenase, translating to MRAVVYQGAHDVAVEDVDEPEIEHPNDVVIDITTSCICGSDLHMYEGRTAAEPGIVFGHENMGIVEEVGEGVDTLEEGDRIVLPFNVACGHCRNCENGKTGFCTNVNPGFAGGAYGYVAMGPYKGGQAEKLRVPYADFNALKLPEGGSNEDSFALLADIFPTGWHATRLADLQPGESIVVYGAGPVGLMAAYSAKIQGASEIYVVDRVPSRLDLAREHCDATPINFEEGNPVEQIKEIHGGGVDKGVDAVGYQAVDPDKEADGAYDPARESPANVLNNLIRTVRPTGQLGIVGLYVPEDPGAPDEMAAQGRLGIDFGLLFEKGQKLGTGQCDVKSYNRQLRDLIIEGRADPSFLVSHRVGLDEAPEMYERFDNREEGVTKVLLEP from the coding sequence ATGAGAGCAGTCGTTTACCAGGGCGCACACGACGTTGCAGTGGAAGACGTCGACGAACCGGAAATCGAACACCCGAACGACGTGGTGATCGACATCACGACCTCGTGTATCTGTGGCTCGGACCTCCATATGTACGAGGGGCGAACCGCCGCCGAACCGGGGATCGTCTTCGGCCACGAGAACATGGGGATCGTCGAGGAGGTTGGCGAGGGCGTCGACACCCTCGAAGAAGGCGACCGGATAGTCCTCCCGTTCAACGTGGCCTGTGGCCACTGCCGGAACTGCGAGAACGGGAAGACCGGGTTCTGTACCAACGTCAACCCCGGCTTCGCCGGCGGGGCCTACGGATACGTGGCGATGGGGCCCTACAAGGGCGGCCAGGCCGAAAAACTCAGAGTTCCCTACGCCGACTTCAACGCGCTCAAACTTCCCGAGGGTGGGAGCAACGAGGACTCGTTCGCGCTGCTCGCGGACATCTTCCCGACGGGCTGGCACGCCACCCGACTTGCCGACCTCCAACCGGGCGAGTCCATCGTGGTCTACGGCGCGGGACCAGTGGGACTGATGGCCGCCTACAGCGCGAAGATCCAGGGTGCTTCGGAGATCTACGTGGTCGACCGCGTACCCAGTCGACTGGACCTCGCCCGCGAGCACTGCGATGCTACGCCGATCAACTTCGAGGAGGGTAACCCAGTCGAGCAGATCAAGGAGATCCACGGCGGTGGCGTCGACAAGGGCGTCGATGCGGTGGGCTATCAGGCGGTGGACCCGGACAAGGAGGCCGACGGGGCCTACGATCCCGCCCGCGAGAGCCCCGCGAACGTGCTCAACAACCTGATCCGAACCGTGCGCCCCACGGGTCAACTCGGCATCGTCGGGCTCTACGTCCCCGAGGACCCCGGCGCGCCCGACGAGATGGCCGCCCAGGGCCGCCTCGGCATCGACTTCGGCCTGCTGTTCGAGAAGGGTCAGAAGCTCGGTACCGGTCAGTGTGACGTGAAATCCTACAACCGCCAGCTCCGCGACCTCATCATCGAGGGCCGCGCCGACCCGAGCTTCCTCGTCTCCCACCGCGTGGGCCTCGACGAGGCCCCCGAGATGTACGAGCGCTTCGACAACCGCGAGGAAGGCGTCACCAAAGTCCTGCTCGAACCCTAG
- a CDS encoding SDR family NAD(P)-dependent oxidoreductase — protein MSSNANDLEGQVALITGGGGDIGTGIATELAQHGADIAVADVDSLESEHNQAGSSDIGGYESSQSVIDKIEEIGQNVISVECDVTDSEQTQQMAETVVNEFGSIDILAANAGIITASSVEDMDEDEWDAVMDVNVKGQLLCAQAVIPQMKSQEDGAIINTASVAGKVPFRDLAHYCASKYASIGLTQTLALELAPDDITVNAICPGIVETPMWTDVLTPSRDEPYDETIQNLMPLGRDQTPKDMGELAVYFATSENVTGQAVNVDGGMTINVVR, from the coding sequence ATGTCGAGCAATGCAAACGACCTAGAAGGACAGGTTGCACTGATCACTGGTGGTGGCGGAGACATCGGGACCGGAATCGCTACCGAATTGGCTCAACACGGAGCAGATATTGCAGTGGCTGACGTCGATTCACTCGAAAGTGAACATAACCAAGCTGGCTCGTCTGACATTGGTGGCTACGAGAGCTCTCAGTCGGTCATCGACAAAATCGAAGAAATCGGCCAAAACGTGATTTCTGTTGAATGTGATGTCACAGATAGTGAACAAACTCAACAGATGGCTGAAACGGTGGTCAACGAGTTTGGGAGCATAGATATACTAGCGGCCAACGCCGGCATAATCACCGCGTCGTCAGTTGAGGACATGGATGAGGATGAGTGGGACGCAGTAATGGATGTGAATGTCAAAGGGCAGCTTCTATGTGCCCAGGCAGTTATCCCACAAATGAAAAGTCAAGAGGACGGCGCGATTATCAACACTGCTTCCGTGGCAGGTAAGGTACCATTCCGTGATCTCGCGCACTACTGTGCGTCAAAATACGCCTCCATTGGCCTTACTCAAACACTTGCCCTTGAGTTAGCACCGGATGACATTACGGTCAATGCGATTTGCCCCGGGATTGTTGAAACTCCGATGTGGACGGATGTCCTAACACCGAGTAGAGATGAACCCTATGATGAAACCATTCAAAATCTCATGCCGCTTGGTCGTGACCAGACTCCTAAGGACATGGGAGAACTTGCCGTGTATTTCGCCACGAGTGAAAACGTGACTGGCCAAGCAGTGAATGTCGACGGCGGAATGACTATAAATGTCGTTAGATAG
- a CDS encoding DUF7563 family protein translates to MPTCNNCGGFITDQYVRVFAPTGMETVRVCPNCKDKLRERGEVRDAHSPRHTNQ, encoded by the coding sequence ATGCCAACTTGCAATAACTGCGGCGGATTCATCACCGACCAGTACGTTCGCGTGTTCGCCCCAACCGGGATGGAAACCGTTCGGGTATGTCCGAACTGCAAGGATAAACTGCGTGAGAGGGGCGAGGTCCGCGATGCGCACTCACCGCGCCACACCAACCAATGA
- a CDS encoding TrmB family transcriptional regulator — translation MTDSSPERTAADAAELFEHLGLSQYEARSYIALLRLGSGTAREISNTTDVPRTRIYDAVESLENWGLVDVQHASPKRFQPVSRETALRIFRREYDLTFSGLSERLAALEPADRSREQPGVWSLTGRDAVDTRVVELIGDAQDDLIFMTVSELLTDDVLDELAAAADRDVSLMVADRTAATHERVAAAVPEVEFVDPPWEWHATPTGRLVMADGETILMSTLDDGTSPTETAIWGTGSQNSLVVVLKAIFAWWLDDPDRFPLSDESE, via the coding sequence ATGACTGATTCTTCACCGGAACGAACCGCCGCCGACGCCGCCGAGCTGTTCGAGCACCTCGGATTGAGTCAGTACGAAGCCCGAAGTTACATCGCCCTCCTCCGACTCGGGTCTGGGACCGCCCGCGAGATCAGCAACACCACCGACGTGCCGCGCACCCGGATCTACGATGCGGTCGAGTCGTTGGAAAATTGGGGACTGGTCGACGTCCAGCACGCCTCGCCCAAGCGATTTCAACCCGTTTCGCGCGAGACGGCGCTGCGGATCTTCCGACGCGAATATGATTTGACGTTCAGCGGTCTCTCCGAACGCCTCGCCGCACTCGAACCCGCCGACCGCTCGCGCGAACAGCCGGGCGTCTGGTCGCTCACCGGGCGCGATGCGGTCGATACTCGGGTTGTCGAACTGATCGGCGACGCTCAAGACGACCTCATCTTCATGACCGTTTCGGAGTTGCTCACCGACGACGTCCTCGACGAACTGGCGGCGGCCGCAGACCGGGACGTGTCCTTGATGGTGGCCGACAGAACCGCCGCGACACACGAACGGGTGGCCGCTGCGGTTCCCGAAGTCGAGTTCGTCGACCCGCCCTGGGAATGGCATGCTACCCCGACGGGGCGGCTGGTGATGGCCGACGGCGAGACGATTCTGATGAGCACGCTCGACGACGGGACGTCACCTACGGAGACCGCGATCTGGGGAACTGGCAGTCAGAACAGCCTCGTGGTCGTTCTCAAGGCGATCTTCGCGTGGTGGCTCGACGACCCCGATCGGTTCCCGCTCTCGGACGAGTCGGAGTGA